One Deinococcus sp. LM3 genomic region harbors:
- a CDS encoding DinB family protein: protein MTQSLTDPAVLAVMGATPDDVRARLTKELDRFEAQLRTRQADWTRVQPGREWSPAQDAEHVILINDSISRGVALLLSDRELRPSPRAPGETTPDGRRVAPPHTRPSDTGLAWEDLDTRWAQSRAGLERAAADLRHTPGRTLWHPFFGELDAMDWMRMVAIHLNNHRKQLEASASA, encoded by the coding sequence ATGACACAATCCCTGACGGACCCGGCCGTGCTGGCCGTGATGGGCGCCACGCCCGACGACGTGCGCGCCCGCCTGACCAAGGAACTCGACCGCTTCGAGGCGCAGCTGCGCACCCGGCAGGCCGACTGGACCCGCGTGCAACCGGGCCGCGAGTGGAGTCCCGCGCAGGACGCCGAGCACGTCATCCTGATCAACGATTCGATCTCGCGCGGCGTGGCGCTGCTGCTGTCGGACCGGGAGCTGCGCCCCTCGCCCCGCGCGCCCGGCGAGACCACCCCGGACGGCCGCCGCGTCGCCCCGCCCCACACCCGCCCCAGCGACACCGGCCTCGCCTGGGAGGACCTGGACACCCGCTGGGCGCAGAGCCGCGCCGGACTGGAACGCGCTGCCGCCGATCTGCGCCACACGCCGGGCCGCACGCTGTGGCACCCGTTCTTCGGGGAACTGGACGCCATGGACTGGATGCGCATGGTCGCCATTCACCTGAACAACCACCGCAAGCAACTGGAAGCCAGCGCCAGCGCATGA
- a CDS encoding endonuclease produces MDIPAELVQDTQARFLNRRAQRTEQLERLNVRGLIETDSAARVEARLARLGVPMPDAHALVQGHEPLAQLTSRLPQDTRQNVERLLGANDLVGVAYLDLARAAARAVARVVLRDRRGRTTGYGTGWLCSPRLLITNNHVLTGPDDARTAAAEFDYELRPDGTLRDRVTLSLDPDTLFLTSEPLDYTIVAVGGDTAPFGWIPCFGGADRNVLGEALSIIQHPSGEPKQVALRENRLVDRLPDFLHYETDTAPGSSGSPVFNDAWEVVALHHSGVPRTDAQGRVLRRDGRPTAPGDSDSDIDWIANEGVRISRILEDLRAGPDAAHPLIAELLAAPRPPRPAPERTVAPTRSAQDRATLDLGELDLKALNADPDGRVTLPVTLTLRLKAPEGRPAPVGNRPYLDPADADAARAYYAALNADLNGGATPRERFLALSELVTGTHARVLAYAPAEQLYPWVDVWPDGRLRSLYSGREHTPAELIEADRAAQARRDRLAAAEGLNADALEDALPYNCEHVVPQSWFAKRQPMRGDLHHLFACEPDCNSFRGNTPYFDFPDYGEAIRSDCGRREPGEFEPAHGRGAATRATLYFLLRYPGVIRQYAPRHLQTLLAWHAAHPPGDWERHRNAAIHAAQGNRNPLIDHPDWAATTDFTEGLGR; encoded by the coding sequence ATGGACATTCCAGCGGAGTTGGTGCAGGACACCCAGGCCCGGTTCCTGAATCGCCGGGCGCAGCGGACCGAGCAACTGGAGCGCCTGAACGTGCGCGGCCTGATCGAGACCGACTCGGCCGCGCGCGTCGAGGCCCGCCTCGCGCGGCTGGGCGTGCCCATGCCGGACGCCCACGCGCTGGTGCAGGGGCACGAACCGCTGGCGCAACTCACCTCGCGCCTCCCGCAGGACACCCGGCAGAACGTGGAACGCCTGCTCGGCGCGAACGATCTGGTGGGCGTGGCGTACCTGGACCTCGCGCGCGCCGCCGCCCGCGCCGTGGCCCGCGTGGTCCTGCGCGACCGGCGGGGCCGCACCACCGGGTACGGCACCGGCTGGCTGTGCAGCCCCCGACTGCTCATCACCAACAACCACGTCCTGACTGGCCCCGACGACGCCCGCACGGCCGCCGCCGAATTCGACTACGAACTGCGCCCGGACGGCACCCTGCGTGACCGCGTGACCCTGTCCCTGGACCCCGACACGCTGTTCCTGACCAGCGAGCCGCTGGACTACACGATCGTGGCCGTGGGGGGCGACACGGCGCCGTTCGGGTGGATTCCCTGCTTCGGCGGGGCCGACCGGAACGTGCTGGGCGAGGCCCTGAGCATCATCCAGCACCCCAGCGGCGAACCGAAACAGGTGGCGCTGCGCGAGAACCGCCTCGTGGACCGCCTGCCGGACTTCCTGCACTACGAGACCGACACCGCCCCCGGCAGCAGCGGCAGCCCCGTCTTCAACGACGCCTGGGAGGTCGTGGCCCTGCACCACAGTGGCGTGCCCCGCACCGACGCGCAGGGCCGGGTGCTGCGTCGCGACGGGCGGCCCACCGCGCCCGGCGACAGCGACAGCGATATCGACTGGATCGCCAACGAGGGCGTCCGCATCAGCCGGATTCTGGAGGACCTGCGCGCCGGCCCGGACGCCGCGCACCCGCTGATCGCGGAACTGCTCGCCGCGCCCCGCCCGCCCCGGCCCGCTCCCGAGAGGACGGTGGCGCCGACCCGCTCCGCCCAGGACCGCGCCACCCTGGACCTGGGCGAACTGGACCTGAAGGCCCTGAACGCCGATCCGGACGGCCGCGTGACCCTGCCCGTCACGCTCACGCTGCGGCTGAAAGCGCCGGAAGGGAGGCCCGCGCCGGTCGGGAATCGCCCGTACCTCGACCCGGCCGACGCGGACGCCGCCCGCGCCTACTACGCCGCGCTGAACGCCGACCTGAACGGTGGTGCCACGCCCCGCGAGCGGTTCCTGGCGCTGTCGGAACTCGTGACCGGCACGCACGCCCGCGTGCTGGCCTACGCGCCCGCCGAGCAACTGTACCCCTGGGTGGACGTGTGGCCCGACGGGCGGCTGCGCAGCCTGTACTCGGGCCGCGAGCACACGCCCGCCGAACTGATCGAGGCGGACCGCGCCGCCCAGGCCCGCCGCGACCGCCTCGCCGCCGCCGAGGGCCTGAACGCCGACGCGCTGGAGGACGCCCTGCCGTACAACTGCGAGCACGTCGTGCCGCAGAGCTGGTTCGCGAAGCGGCAGCCCATGCGCGGCGACCTGCACCACCTGTTCGCCTGCGAACCCGACTGCAACTCCTTCCGGGGCAACACGCCGTACTTCGACTTCCCCGACTACGGCGAGGCGATCCGCAGCGACTGCGGCCGCCGCGAACCCGGCGAGTTCGAACCCGCCCACGGCCGGGGTGCCGCCACCCGCGCCACGCTGTACTTCCTGCTGCGATACCCCGGCGTGATCCGCCAGTACGCGCCCCGGCACCTTCAGACGCTGCTGGCGTGGCACGCCGCGCACCCGCCCGGCGACTGGGAACGCCACCGCAACGCCGCCATTCACGCCGCACAGGGCAACCGCAACCCCCTGATCGACCACCCGGACTGGGCCGCCACGACCGACTTCACGGAGGGCCTGGGCCGCTGA
- the serS gene encoding serine--tRNA ligase — translation MLDLKFIRENAGAVRHAAQVKGVNIDIDDLLRVDRELVDLKQRVEAMQAERNANAKLVPKAAPDERAALIQKGKDLAEELRALEPALRAHEDSLKLMLLRVPNIPHPSVPVGKDDSENVELRREGQLPEFDFTPLDHVELLEKQGWSDPERVARVSGSRSYLLKGEAVMLEMAVLMFAMDFLSGRGFTPLSTTALARPDAFVGSGHFPGGEDQVYKIEGDELMLAGTAEVPVNSLYAGEQLQHEQLPITFAAISAAFRSEAGSAGRDVRGLIRVHEFRKVEQYVLCEASEEVGLEWFAKILANAEALLAALELPYRVVQNCTGDMGAGKVLMYDIETWVPSEQLYRETHSCSYLGDWQARRTGLRYRDAGGKLVFAHTLNNTGVAAPRILVPLLENHQQADGTIRIPAALRPYLGGKEVIGQPVR, via the coding sequence ATGTTAGACCTCAAATTCATCCGCGAGAACGCCGGGGCTGTCAGGCACGCCGCGCAGGTCAAGGGCGTGAACATCGACATCGACGACCTGCTGCGCGTGGACCGCGAACTGGTGGACCTGAAGCAGCGCGTGGAGGCCATGCAGGCCGAACGCAACGCCAACGCGAAACTCGTGCCGAAAGCCGCGCCCGACGAGCGCGCCGCCCTGATCCAGAAAGGCAAGGACCTCGCCGAGGAGCTGAGGGCGCTGGAACCCGCCCTGCGCGCCCACGAGGACAGCCTGAAGCTCATGCTGCTGCGCGTGCCGAACATCCCGCACCCCTCGGTGCCGGTCGGGAAGGACGACAGCGAGAACGTCGAACTGCGCCGCGAGGGGCAGCTGCCCGAGTTCGACTTCACGCCGCTGGATCACGTGGAGCTGCTGGAGAAGCAGGGCTGGAGCGACCCCGAGCGCGTGGCCCGCGTGTCCGGCAGCCGCAGCTACCTGCTGAAGGGCGAGGCGGTCATGCTGGAGATGGCGGTGCTGATGTTCGCCATGGACTTCCTGTCCGGGCGGGGCTTCACGCCGCTGTCCACCACCGCCCTGGCCCGCCCGGACGCGTTCGTGGGCAGCGGGCACTTCCCCGGCGGCGAGGATCAGGTGTACAAGATCGAGGGCGACGAACTGATGCTGGCCGGGACCGCCGAGGTCCCCGTGAACAGCCTGTACGCCGGAGAGCAGCTTCAGCACGAGCAGCTGCCGATCACGTTCGCCGCGATCAGCGCCGCGTTCCGCAGCGAGGCCGGCAGCGCCGGGCGGGACGTGCGCGGACTGATCCGCGTGCACGAGTTCCGCAAGGTCGAGCAGTACGTGCTGTGCGAGGCCAGCGAGGAAGTCGGCCTGGAATGGTTCGCGAAGATCCTGGCAAACGCCGAGGCACTCCTGGCAGCCCTGGAACTCCCGTACCGCGTCGTGCAGAACTGCACCGGCGACATGGGTGCCGGCAAGGTCCTGATGTACGACATCGAAACCTGGGTGCCCAGCGAGCAGCTGTACCGCGAGACGCACTCCTGCTCGTACCTGGGCGACTGGCAGGCCCGCCGCACCGGCCTGCGCTACCGCGACGCGGGCGGCAAACTGGTCTTCGCACACACCCTGAACAACACGGGCGTCGCCGCGCCGCGCATCCTGGTGCCGCTGCTGGAAAACCACCAGCAGGCCGACGGGACCATCCGCATTCCCGCCGCGCTGCGCCCCTACCTGGGCGGCAAGGAAGTGATCGGCCAGCCCGTCCGCTGA
- the gatC gene encoding Asp-tRNA(Asn)/Glu-tRNA(Gln) amidotransferase subunit GatC: MIDAAQIDHLAQLARLHLTPEERTAMQGDLTRVLGYFDLLGEADTSGVQEMQRPVDLVNVLRDDVPGAVFPQAAVTALAPESMPDGHIRVPRTVEAD, translated from the coding sequence ATGATCGACGCGGCCCAGATAGACCACCTCGCGCAGCTTGCCCGGCTGCACCTGACCCCGGAGGAACGCACCGCCATGCAGGGCGACCTGACCCGCGTGCTGGGGTACTTCGACCTGCTGGGCGAGGCGGACACCAGCGGCGTGCAGGAAATGCAGCGCCCGGTCGACCTCGTGAACGTGCTGCGCGACGACGTGCCCGGCGCGGTCTTCCCGCAGGCCGCCGTGACCGCCCTGGCCCCCGAGAGCATGCCCGACGGTCACATCCGCGTGCCGCGCACCGTGGAGGCCGACTGA
- a CDS encoding serine hydrolase has translation MRPSWRAPVFLSVSLLASAQAQATPDIPAAVTRLFSGPVQAAWLAPDFQAALSAEQLQAGLDSLRAQLGAFVSAGTQGGVTVAVFEKGQLGVQAALDDQGRFTGLRFAPLVANADATGADSPRELLKRIFSGPLDPALFSPSFLEALPEAQLRSFLEGLRTQYGPLQDVQVGATGATLIFENGPLNVTQFTLDAQGRVTGLVVAPVTPEVTFGSPDEARAAFAALPGQVSLLVQEVGVQGGAPLIALNAARPLAVGSTFKLAILAELQAQVSAGQRAWTDELTLTDADRSLPSGTLQDAPTGSRYTLRDLAARMISQSDNTATDLLLNAVGRAGVEARFGQRPMPGTREAFALKNPANAALLAEYRAAVLNVPARQAVLERARVAPLPAASAFAGGPLARDVEWFASTGRLCRLMNDVAALKETQLNPGVADPAAFRSVSFKGGSEPGVLNLTTQVTTPAGRTYCVSATWNDARALNDPQFLALYGGVLRLLR, from the coding sequence ATGCGACCTTCCTGGCGTGCCCCGGTCTTCCTGAGCGTCTCTCTGCTGGCGTCCGCGCAGGCGCAGGCCACCCCGGACATCCCGGCCGCCGTGACGCGGCTGTTCAGTGGGCCGGTGCAGGCGGCGTGGCTGGCCCCGGACTTCCAGGCGGCCCTGAGTGCCGAACAGCTTCAGGCGGGGCTGGACAGCCTGCGCGCGCAGCTGGGAGCCTTCGTGAGTGCCGGAACGCAGGGCGGCGTGACCGTCGCGGTGTTCGAGAAGGGACAACTGGGCGTGCAGGCCGCGCTGGACGACCAGGGGCGTTTCACGGGCCTGCGCTTCGCGCCGCTGGTGGCGAACGCGGACGCGACCGGGGCCGACTCGCCGCGTGAGCTGCTGAAGCGCATCTTCAGCGGGCCGCTGGACCCGGCGCTGTTCTCCCCGTCGTTCCTGGAGGCGCTGCCCGAAGCGCAGTTGCGGTCCTTCCTGGAGGGCCTGCGCACCCAGTACGGCCCGCTTCAGGACGTGCAGGTGGGCGCGACCGGCGCCACCCTGATCTTCGAGAACGGCCCGCTGAACGTCACGCAGTTCACGCTGGACGCTCAGGGCCGCGTGACCGGGCTGGTCGTCGCGCCCGTCACGCCAGAAGTGACCTTCGGCTCGCCCGACGAGGCGCGCGCCGCCTTTGCCGCGCTGCCCGGACAGGTCAGCCTGCTGGTGCAGGAGGTGGGCGTTCAGGGCGGCGCCCCGCTCATCGCCCTGAACGCCGCGCGGCCCCTGGCAGTCGGGTCCACCTTCAAACTGGCGATCCTGGCCGAGTTGCAGGCGCAGGTCAGCGCCGGGCAGCGCGCCTGGACCGACGAACTGACCCTGACGGACGCCGACCGCAGCCTCCCCAGCGGCACGTTGCAGGACGCGCCGACCGGCAGCCGGTACACGCTGCGGGACCTCGCGGCGCGCATGATCTCGCAGAGTGACAACACCGCCACGGACCTGCTGCTGAACGCCGTGGGCCGCGCGGGCGTGGAGGCCCGGTTCGGTCAGAGGCCCATGCCGGGCACCCGTGAAGCCTTCGCCCTGAAGAACCCCGCGAACGCCGCGCTGCTCGCCGAGTACCGCGCCGCCGTCCTGAACGTCCCGGCGCGGCAGGCGGTGCTGGAACGGGCGCGCGTGGCGCCGCTGCCCGCCGCCTCGGCCTTTGCGGGCGGCCCCCTGGCGCGGGACGTGGAATGGTTCGCCAGCACGGGACGCCTGTGCCGCCTGATGAACGACGTGGCAGCCCTGAAGGAAACGCAACTGAACCCCGGCGTGGCCGACCCCGCCGCCTTCCGCAGCGTCAGCTTCAAGGGCGGCAGTGAACCCGGCGTGCTGAATCTGACCACCCAGGTCACCACCCCGGCGGGCCGGACGTACTGCGTGAGCGCCACCTGGAACGACGCCCGCGCCCTGAACGACCCGCAGTTCCTGGCGCTGTACGGCGGCGTGCTGCGCCTGCTGCGCTGA
- a CDS encoding FlgD immunoglobulin-like domain containing protein has translation MTPRIRTALLSTALLSTGLLGTLSAQAQVSIFTIPALPPRSAAPAPTTPAPTTPAPVTPTRPALNPALATPHSANLSGPGSLRGGQDTTWTFNLTNLGEAVIDLQHGACDVRFEVLNAAGQVVRANPTNTVCTMQLVMTNVAPGETMDVQSVRWNGRGSDGKALPAGEYTIRAYFNGAGVSIVAEDYPVTLEN, from the coding sequence ATGACGCCCCGCATCCGCACGGCCCTGCTGTCCACCGCCCTGCTGTCCACCGGCCTGTTGGGCACGCTGTCCGCCCAGGCCCAGGTGAGCATCTTCACCATTCCGGCCCTGCCGCCCCGCAGCGCCGCCCCGGCACCCACGACGCCCGCGCCCACGACCCCCGCACCCGTCACGCCGACCCGGCCCGCCCTGAACCCTGCGCTGGCTACCCCGCACAGCGCCAACCTGAGCGGCCCCGGCAGCCTGCGCGGCGGTCAGGACACCACCTGGACCTTCAACCTGACCAACCTGGGCGAGGCCGTCATCGACCTGCAACACGGTGCGTGCGACGTGCGCTTCGAGGTCCTGAACGCCGCCGGGCAGGTCGTGCGCGCCAACCCCACGAACACGGTCTGCACCATGCAGCTCGTCATGACGAACGTCGCGCCGGGCGAGACCATGGACGTGCAGAGCGTCCGCTGGAACGGCCGGGGCAGCGACGGCAAGGCGCTGCCCGCCGGGGAGTACACCATCCGCGCGTACTTCAACGGGGCGGGCGTGAGCATCGTCGCCGAGGACTACCCGGTCACGCTGGAAAACTGA
- a CDS encoding GNAT family protein — protein sequence MPAQPSLNLPTLTLPALTLRSRRDDDLPTLWRWLHAESDPEWKRWDAPYFHAAGGPSTLSLTDFTAREHRRAPDPHGRIIALDGACIGQVTRHEEAPEGGGWWDLGVLIFAPRHWGGGLGTQALRLWTDATFAQTGAHVLTLTTWGGNERMIRAAARLGFRECARIPQARAWAGQRWDSVKLAYLRTDWATGAMP from the coding sequence ATGCCCGCACAGCCCAGCCTGAACCTGCCGACGCTGACCCTGCCCGCCCTGACCTTGCGCAGCCGCCGCGACGACGATCTGCCCACCCTCTGGCGCTGGCTGCACGCGGAGAGCGACCCGGAATGGAAACGCTGGGACGCCCCGTACTTCCACGCGGCTGGCGGGCCGTCCACGCTGTCCCTGACCGACTTCACGGCCCGCGAGCACCGCCGCGCGCCTGACCCGCACGGGCGGATCATCGCGCTGGACGGCGCGTGTATCGGGCAGGTCACCCGCCACGAGGAAGCCCCGGAGGGCGGCGGCTGGTGGGATCTGGGCGTGCTGATCTTCGCCCCCCGGCACTGGGGCGGCGGGCTGGGCACGCAGGCGCTGCGGCTGTGGACCGACGCCACCTTCGCCCAGACCGGCGCGCACGTCCTGACCCTGACCACCTGGGGCGGAAACGAGCGCATGATCCGCGCAGCGGCCCGCTTGGGCTTCCGCGAGTGCGCCCGCATCCCACAGGCCCGCGCCTGGGCCGGGCAGCGCTGGGACAGCGTGAAACTCGCATACCTGCGAACCGACTGGGCGACCGGGGCTATGCCCTGA
- a CDS encoding toxic anion resistance protein, protein MSDGTSGPLTPPDSLLKAPDAVPAVRAQEAPEMVPLSAEDRARLDQMARAFAQDVLSAGAHTPEFKRKLDAVHELGLPEQRAAAQSSNRMLDRPLRATKVGALAEGSDILRGLTDLRRTVEDLDPSRAATPRRFLGLLPGGKKVQNALDKYQSAQSHLNGILEALYRGQDELRRDNATIETEKVHLWDTMQKLRQYAHVGKAVDEALTQRLQELQVTDPDKARMVSEELLFAVRQRVTDLLTQLAVSIQGYLALDLVRRNNLELIKGVDRATTTTVSALKTALMVSQALGTQQAVLGQVTALNDTTGKMIGSTASLLRQQSTEIQRQAGSATVDPQIIQAAFRDVYGALDAISSYRQQALERFQDTMQVLDKEVAQAQTYLDRERQQASRELAQDLNVTPQGELKI, encoded by the coding sequence ATGAGCGATGGTACTTCCGGTCCGCTGACTCCCCCCGACTCCCTGCTGAAAGCGCCGGACGCCGTCCCGGCCGTGCGGGCGCAGGAAGCGCCGGAGATGGTGCCGCTGTCCGCCGAGGACCGCGCGCGGCTCGACCAGATGGCCCGCGCCTTCGCGCAGGACGTCCTGAGTGCCGGGGCGCACACCCCGGAATTCAAACGCAAACTGGACGCCGTGCATGAACTCGGCCTGCCCGAACAGCGGGCCGCCGCGCAGAGCAGCAACCGCATGCTGGACCGCCCCCTGCGCGCCACCAAGGTCGGCGCACTCGCCGAGGGCAGCGACATCCTGCGCGGCCTGACGGACCTGCGCCGCACGGTGGAGGACCTGGACCCCAGCCGCGCGGCCACGCCCCGCCGCTTCCTGGGGCTGCTGCCCGGCGGGAAGAAGGTGCAGAACGCACTGGACAAGTACCAGAGCGCGCAGTCGCACCTGAACGGCATCCTGGAGGCGCTGTACCGGGGTCAGGACGAGCTGCGGCGCGACAACGCCACCATCGAGACCGAGAAGGTCCACCTGTGGGACACCATGCAGAAACTCCGGCAGTACGCGCACGTCGGGAAGGCCGTGGATGAGGCCCTCACGCAGCGCCTTCAGGAGTTGCAGGTCACCGACCCCGACAAGGCCCGCATGGTCAGCGAGGAACTGCTGTTCGCGGTGCGGCAGCGCGTCACCGACCTGCTGACGCAACTGGCCGTGAGCATCCAGGGGTACCTGGCGCTGGACCTCGTGCGGCGCAACAACCTCGAACTGATCAAGGGCGTGGACCGCGCCACGACCACCACCGTCAGCGCCCTGAAGACCGCGCTGATGGTCTCGCAGGCCCTCGGGACGCAGCAGGCCGTGCTGGGGCAGGTGACGGCCCTGAACGACACGACCGGCAAGATGATCGGCTCGACCGCCAGCCTGCTGCGCCAGCAGAGCACCGAGATCCAGCGGCAGGCGGGCAGCGCCACCGTGGACCCGCAGATCATCCAGGCGGCATTCCGGGACGTGTACGGCGCGCTGGACGCCATCAGCTCGTACCGGCAGCAGGCGCTGGAACGCTTCCAGGACACCATGCAGGTACTGGACAAGGAGGTCGCGCAGGCGCAGACGTACCTGGACCGCGAGCGGCAGCAGGCGTCCCGCGAACTCGCGCAGGACCTGAACGTCACGCCACAGGGCGAGCTGAAAATCTGA
- a CDS encoding uridine kinase, translated as MLAWLTARWDALPALPVARVAVDGVAGAGKTTLADELARRLRRLGRPVIRVSIDGFHQPRVARYRRGRTSPEGFYRDSYDLAALEREVLSPLSPGGSGQYRPQVFDVTRDEPVHAPAQEAGQGSVLIVDGLFLHRPELRDWWHDSVFLRVPFEVSVPRGAARGPGYGSPDPRADSNRRYVEGHCLYFREADPEAHAGVVLDYTDLNAPRIVTAR; from the coding sequence GTGCTGGCGTGGCTGACGGCCCGCTGGGACGCCCTCCCGGCCCTTCCGGTCGCGCGGGTGGCCGTGGACGGCGTGGCCGGGGCAGGCAAGACGACCCTGGCCGACGAGCTGGCCCGGCGACTGCGGAGGCTGGGGCGGCCCGTGATCCGCGTCAGTATCGACGGCTTCCACCAGCCGCGCGTGGCCCGGTACCGCAGGGGCCGCACCTCACCGGAGGGCTTCTACCGTGACTCGTACGATCTGGCCGCGCTGGAACGCGAGGTACTCTCTCCCCTGTCGCCGGGTGGCAGCGGGCAGTACCGCCCGCAGGTGTTTGACGTCACGCGCGACGAACCTGTTCATGCCCCCGCACAGGAAGCCGGGCAGGGCAGCGTCCTGATCGTGGACGGCCTGTTCCTGCACCGCCCGGAGCTGCGCGACTGGTGGCACGATTCGGTGTTCCTGCGCGTGCCGTTCGAGGTGTCGGTGCCACGCGGCGCCGCCCGTGGGCCGGGATACGGCTCGCCCGATCCGCGGGCAGACAGCAACCGCCGCTACGTGGAGGGCCACTGCCTGTACTTCCGCGAGGCCGATCCGGAAGCGCATGCGGGCGTGGTGCTGGACTACACGGACCTGAACGCTCCCAGGATCGTCACGGCCCGGTAG
- a CDS encoding DUF1540 domain-containing protein, with protein MNDDTQSMVSRCDATTCRFNEDMNCTAGQIEVSMSGQTAQCLTFAPADAMNESQSARADN; from the coding sequence ATGAACGACGACACCCAGAGCATGGTCAGCCGCTGCGACGCCACCACCTGCCGCTTCAACGAGGACATGAACTGCACCGCCGGCCAGATCGAGGTCAGCATGAGCGGCCAGACCGCCCAGTGCCTCACCTTCGCCCCGGCCGACGCCATGAACGAAAGCCAGAGCGCCCGCGCCGACAACTGA
- a CDS encoding ABC-F family ATP-binding cassette domain-containing protein: MLVAVVDASKEYGPLTVLSEVNFAVQPGDRVGLVGRNGAGKSTLLGLLTGRLTPDGGTVKRAPGVRVRSLQQDPVFPDGATIDSVLNAAFQDLDELEAELSAAADAMSSGTPDSILHHEALLEHYQRRGGFERRSRKDAVILAFGFRGRENDLASSLSGGERTRLGLAALLVENPDVLLLDEPTNHLDIVMVEWLEAFLGRYPGAVLVISHDRTFLDTVTRETAYLRGGTLKMYPGNYTKFRELLEVEQEQQAARHAIESKQIASLQASADRMKIWGLGMSKLARRAKAMQARVDRMQSRATAAPPADQRTARITFHAPESGDVILDARHVTRVLPGGRTLFRDVSVQIRRGERIAIIGRNGAGKTTFLRTLLGLEKSDDPRTRLLTGARVTVGYYDQALRGVDPNDTLYDVARTYTQKDPQAHDLLGTFMFPYDQHDKQTRILSGGERARLALLKLAQEDHNLLVMDEPTNHLDMEMVESLEVALEDFGGTLMMVSHDRAFIEGLADRIWLIEDGQFYEYPGWEDYKAKHRTAAELEAEALAAAPKAAPKPAAPKGKGLWHLKREVEAIEADIARLEAALEEAQAALNAAPVGADFVALGQAAHDLEVQLEAKMTAWSERQAEVEEKGG, translated from the coding sequence GTGCTTGTTGCCGTCGTGGATGCCAGTAAGGAGTACGGTCCGCTGACCGTGCTCAGCGAAGTGAATTTTGCCGTGCAGCCGGGCGACCGGGTGGGTCTGGTCGGCCGGAACGGGGCGGGCAAAAGCACGCTGCTGGGGCTCCTGACCGGGCGGCTCACCCCCGACGGGGGCACCGTGAAACGCGCGCCCGGCGTGCGGGTCCGGTCGCTGCAACAGGACCCGGTGTTCCCGGACGGCGCGACCATCGACAGCGTCCTGAACGCCGCCTTCCAGGACCTCGACGAGCTGGAGGCCGAACTGAGCGCCGCCGCCGACGCCATGAGCAGCGGCACGCCGGACAGCATCCTGCACCACGAGGCGCTGCTGGAACACTACCAGCGCCGGGGGGGCTTCGAGCGCCGCAGCCGCAAGGACGCCGTGATCCTCGCCTTCGGGTTCCGTGGCCGCGAGAACGACCTGGCGTCCAGCCTCAGCGGCGGGGAACGCACCCGGCTGGGTCTGGCGGCGCTGCTGGTCGAGAACCCGGACGTGCTGCTGCTCGACGAGCCCACCAACCACCTGGACATCGTGATGGTCGAGTGGCTGGAAGCCTTCCTGGGCCGCTATCCGGGCGCGGTACTGGTCATCAGTCACGACCGCACCTTCCTGGACACCGTGACCCGCGAGACCGCGTACCTGCGCGGCGGCACCCTGAAGATGTACCCGGGGAACTACACCAAGTTCCGCGAACTGCTGGAAGTCGAGCAGGAGCAGCAGGCCGCCCGGCACGCCATCGAGAGCAAGCAGATCGCCAGCCTGCAGGCCAGCGCCGACCGCATGAAGATCTGGGGCCTGGGCATGAGCAAACTCGCCCGGCGCGCCAAGGCCATGCAGGCCCGCGTGGACCGCATGCAGAGCCGCGCGACCGCCGCCCCGCCCGCCGATCAGCGCACGGCCCGCATCACCTTCCACGCACCCGAAAGTGGCGACGTGATCCTGGACGCCCGGCACGTGACCCGCGTGCTGCCGGGGGGCCGCACCCTGTTCCGGGACGTGAGCGTGCAGATCCGCCGGGGCGAACGCATCGCCATCATCGGGCGCAACGGCGCGGGGAAGACCACCTTCCTGCGCACCCTGCTGGGCCTGGAGAAGAGCGACGACCCCCGCACGCGCCTGCTGACCGGGGCGCGCGTGACGGTCGGCTACTACGATCAGGCGCTGCGCGGCGTGGACCCGAACGACACGCTGTACGACGTGGCCCGCACCTACACCCAGAAGGACCCGCAGGCGCACGACCTGCTGGGCACGTTCATGTTCCCCTACGACCAGCACGACAAGCAGACCCGCATCCTGTCGGGCGGCGAGCGGGCGCGCCTCGCCCTGCTGAAACTGGCCCAGGAGGACCACAACCTGCTGGTCATGGACGAACCCACCAACCACCTGGACATGGAGATGGTCGAGAGCCTCGAAGTGGCGCTGGAGGACTTCGGCGGGACCCTGATGATGGTCAGCCACGACCGCGCCTTCATCGAGGGCCTCGCCGACCGCATCTGGCTGATCGAGGACGGGCAGTTCTACGAGTACCCCGGCTGGGAGGACTACAAGGCCAAGCACCGCACGGCCGCCGAACTGGAAGCCGAGGCACTGGCCGCCGCGCCGAAGGCCGCCCCGAAACCCGCCGCGCCGAAGGGCAAGGGCCTGTGGCACCTCAAGCGCGAGGTCGAGGCCATCGAGGCCGACATCGCCCGCCTGGAAGCGGCGCTGGAAGAGGCACAGGCCGCCCTGAACGCCGCCCCCGTGGGCGCGGACTTCGTGGCGCTGGGACAGGCCGCGCACGACCTGGAAGTGCAGCTGGAAGCGAAGATGACCGCCTGGAGTGAGCGGCAGGCCGAGGTCGAGGAGAAGGGCGGCTGA